Proteins encoded by one window of Lasioglossum baleicum chromosome 4, iyLasBale1, whole genome shotgun sequence:
- the LOC143208488 gene encoding uncharacterized protein LOC143208488: MSRLTRGIETDVGTALARMRESNLKTEAARKVHEETIRNLRASLTRQEERSDVFQAINSELDNALENGRLLESAKPALFNGFCFITIRRLVPEISSYKGSVKEELEKTNQAKVIKEREYEQLKNTLESTRRIVAVLTTGNNILQSQTGTLAESKLELERTVIRLRKEAIETRDAYLETERHVRTLLDETRQENNSIKDEHRREVEKLQHEMELLRVGIANQQDDMILKNMDENNSLKGFRKEGVDPIADMTRQLDTNREKIEVLTRQNERLSKTLQRLKDYRLSGQTVSSGQKK, from the exons ATGAGTAGATTGACGAGAGGCATAGAGACAGATGTTGGAACAGCTTTGGCGCGAATGCGGGAGAGCAATCTGAAAACAGAAGCCGCTAGGAAAGTTCACGAGGAGACGATCCGAAATCTGCGGGCAAGCTTGACGCGACAAGAGGAACGATCTGACGTTTTTCAGGCTATAAACTCGGAGCTGGACAACGCGCTAGAAAATGGCAG GCTGTTAGAGAGCGCGAAGCCTGCGCTTTTCAACGGTTTTTGTTTTATTACGATACGACGCTTAGTTCCAGAGATATCGTCGTATAAAGGCAGTG TGAAGGAGGAACTCGAGAAGACGAACCAGGCGAAAGTTATCAAGGAACGAGAATACGAGCAGTTGAAAAATACCCTGGAAAGTACACGCAGAATTGTAGCGGTTCTAA CGACCGGAAATAACATTTTGCAAAGTCAGACCGGTACGTTGGCCGAGAGCAAATTGGAACTGGAGAGGACCGTGATCAGACTTCGAAAGGAAGCCATCGAGACCCGTGATGCGTACCTCGAGACAGAAAGACATGTCCGAACGCTCCTAGACGAAACGAGGCAGGAAAATAATTCA ATAAAAGATGAGCATAGAAGAGAGGTCGAAAAGCTACAGCATGAAATGGAGTTGTTACGTGTTGGAATAGCTAATCAACAAGACGACATGATATTGAAGAATATGGATGAGAACAACTCTCTTAAAGGATTTCGAAAGGAGGGGGTAGATCCAATTGCAGACATGACACGACAACTAGATACGAACCGTGAGAAAATCGAAGTACTTACACGACAAAATGAAAGGTTGTCGAAGACATTGCAACGACTGAAAGACTATCGCCTGTCGGGGCAAACAGTTTCGAGTGGACAGAAGAAGTAA
- the LOC143208489 gene encoding uncharacterized protein LOC143208489, translated as MKQFTFLFIVGLCVANILAKCVVQTPLGPIKGTRLKSRSGKTIYACRGVPYGESTAGRNRFCNPVPKKKWDHILVADHDRCECPQLTAGVVHGCEDCLHLNIYTPEPNPKVLLPCMVYIPSGDNIQKNNSLSSDGPEYLLDHANVVLVVINYRLDILGFLSTGDSAAPGNYGLKDQALALKWVKEYIKFFGGNPEEITVFGEGAGSEYVNHHLLSNVSQRLFQQAICQSGVSLSPGAVAVGPSYYEKVKKVAELLKCPTKDSHKMIECLRKLHVTEIMKVSLQVFDDIEIAAQRTWRPTVEPKGPGAFLTATPDILIQENKLKRCRLIFGNVKDEGTYFAEKMMKSPKLYDRCLKDPVAVIIRLLKYYSPLDGMNVTDIAVKAKNFYIGTGVPKSKEDLLEGFTNCVTDFFYVFQTLQFTKYLQRIEPDTSYAYLFDYLGTITSAMNFPGKLSKTLVGHGSEIFSEFPTSGAYIDPKYSSLKPSGKDYKMIEIFTDLWTSFANNRFPSSDKLKNSHLWQPIRNTTKHLKIGNGDSIEVTLEVKYSSRVNFWFENVPQYCMDSGTSRSPVTRLSENVKHSNTWNTLNCKSVINVMCFRLQSYRNNTYKNESFIDKKTLLFNVVMLTLIGITIFTVMNFWFFLDEPKIMIGEGYVLGTTMRTRNGRKIFAFLGIPYAEAPLKNLRFRNPVPKRAWRGTLKAQKEGHECLQFHEGTVVGNENCLTLNIYTPKVKRTDLLPVMVFIHGGGYLTGNSSRHLYGPNYLLDKDILFVTLNYRLGLFGFLSTGDAAAPGNFGLKDQVLALKWVRRNIRAFGGNRNEVLLVGHNAGATCVHLHSISNSSKHLFNSYIMQSNIAIPSTGFRFDRSYFHSAKRLGSNNNCSTNDSYSLVNCLRRSSAIKLMKTSLIFTHLQELLQIEWGPVVEPQSMGAFLTESPITLVERCELKKSPFVMGFVPDEATSILQSLYLNDTAYNFFVRDPSSMMEKILQNIYFMRSKNTTYIAIEAKKFYLGTDIPKEKEEVLHGISQFLTDIIVLYPSMYYRKYVTEHCGREIYVYLFNYRGTTNTLLDLKDFDYFDDTNHLFPRNSTSTSLNYDIKQTSSNRNISVLMVDLWTSFATTSIPTSILLEESSMWKPYSNNSSFLQIGNISDATTTLQTSLFAERMRFLHNMYYYT; from the exons ATGAAGCAGTTTacgtttttatttattgttGGCTTGTGTGTAGCGAATATTCTCGCGAAATGTGTTGTACAAACACCATTGGGGCCTATAAAAGGGACTCGGTTGAAGTCAAGATCTGGAAAAACTATTTATGCGTGTAGAGGTGTACCGTACGGAGAGTCAACCGCTGGAAGAAATAG ATTCTGCAATCCGGTGCCGAAAAAGAAATGGGATCACATCCTGGTGGCAGATCATGACCGCTGTGAATGCCCGCAGCTAACTGCTGGTGTCGTACATGGCTGTGAGGATTGCTTGCACCTGAATATTTACACTCCCGAG CCTAATCCGAAAGTTTTATTGCCCTGTATGGTGTACATCCCGAGTGGCGACAatatacagaaaaataatagtCTCTCCTCCGATGGACCTGAGTATTTGCTCGACCACGCTAATGTTGTGCTCGTAGTTATAAATTACCGGTTAGACATATTGGGATTTTTGAGCACCGGGGATAGTGCAGCACCTGGAAACTATGGCCTCAAGGATCAAGCATTGGCACTCAAATGGGTAAAAGAATATATTAAGTTTTTCGGCGGAAACCCGGAAGAAATAACTGTATTTGGAGAAGGTGCTGGTAGTGAATATGTTAACCACCATCTTCTCTCAAACGTATCACAAC GATTATTTCAACAAGCCATTTGTCAAAGTGGAGTTAGCCTTAGCCCTGGCGCAGTCGCAGTGGGTCCATCTTACTATGAAAAAGTCAAGAAGGTTGCAGAACTTCTCAAATGTCCCACAAAAGATTCTCACAAGATGATTGAGTGTCTTCGAAAGTTACATGTTACGGAAATAATGAAGGTATCATTGCAAGTGTTTGATGATATAGAGATAGCGGCACAAAGAACATGGAGGCCTACCGTGGAACCAAAAGGACCCGGCGCGTTCTTAACCGCTACACCGGACATTTTGATACAAGAGAACAAGTTGAAGCGTTGTCGATTGATCTTTGGGAATGTAAAGGACGAAGGAACCTACTTTGCCGAAA AAATGATGAAATCTCCGAAACTATACGATCGTTGCCTAAAGGACCCGGTGGCTGTGATAATACGATTATTAAAATACTATTCGCCATTAGACGGAATGAACGTCACGGATATAGCTGTAAAAGCGAAGAACTTCTATATTGGTACCGGAGTACCGAAATCCAAGGAAGAT CTCTTAGAAGGATTCACGAATTGCGTGACAGACTTCTTCTACGTATTCCAGACGCTCCAATTCACGAAATACTTACAACGAATTGAACCGGATACATCGTACGCTTATCTTTTCGACTATCTCGGAACCATCACTAGCGCGATGAATTTCCCAGGAAAACTGAGCAAGACTCTGGTTGGTCATGGCTCTGAGATATTTTCCGAATTCCCGACATCAGGGGCGTACATAGACCCTAAGTATAGCTCCCTGAAGCCGTCAGGAAAGGATTataaaatgattgaaatttTCACTGACCTGTGGACCAGTTTTGCTAACAACCG CTTTCCCAGTTCCGATAAATTGAAGAATAGTCATTTGTGGCAGCCAATAAGAAATACTACCAAACATCTTAAGATAGGCAATGGCGATAGCATCGAGGTGACTTTGGAAGTCAAGTATTCGAGTAGAGTCAATTTTTGGTTCGAAAATGTACCCCAGTACTGCATGGATT CTGGCACGTCACGTTCTCCAGTAACGCGGCTCTCGGAAAATGTGAAACATTCAAACACGTGGAATACTTTGAATTGTAAAAGTGTGATAAACGTTATGTGCTTCCGTCTACAATCGTACAGGAATAATACGTACAAAAATGAATCTTTCATTGATAAAAAAACGTTACTTTTCAACGTAGTAATGTTGACACTCATTGGCATAACTATATTCACAGTGATGAATTTTTGGTTCTTTCTGGACGAGCCAAAAATTATGATTGGGGAGGGTTACGTTTTGGGTACGACAATGCGGACGAGAAATGGGCGAAAAATTTTTGCTTTCCTCGGAATTCCTTATGCGGAAGCACCCCTTAAAAATTTGAG ATTTCGTAATCCTGTTCCAAAGAGAGCATGGAGAGGAACTCTAAAAGCGCAGAAAGAGGGCCATGAATGTCTGCAGTTTCACGAAGGCACCGTTGtaggaaatgaaaattgtttaacgttaaatatttatactCCAAAG GTAAAGAGGACCGACCTGCTACCGGTGATGGTGTTCATTCATGGCGGTGGATACCTAACCGGAAACTCGAGTCGCCATCTTTACGGACCAAACTACTTGCTGGACAAGGATATTTTATTTGTAACCCTCAACTACCGATTAGGTCTCTTCGGATTTCTCAGCACTGGGGATGCAGCTGCTCCCGGCAATTTCGGGTTAAAGGATCAAGTGCTGGCTTTAAAATGGGTCCGGAGAAATATTCGTGCTTTCGGTGGCAATCGGAACGAAGTATTGTTGGTTGGTCACAACGCAGGTGCCACGTGCGTTCATCTACACTCCATTTCGAACAGCTCAAAAC ACTTGTTCAACAGCTACATTATGCAAAGTAACATTGCTATACCATCGACGGGATTTCGTTTCGATCGTTCATATTTTCATTCGGCAAAAAGGCTCGGTAGTAATAATAATTGTTCTACCAACGACTCGTATTCACTAGTGAATTGTCTAAGACGTTCTTCTGCTATCAAACTAATGAAAACTTCATTGATCTTTACACATTTACAAGAACTATTACAGATAGAATGGGGACCAGTAGTGGAGCCGCAATCTATGGGTGCATTTCTAACGGAATCTCCTATTACTTTGGTAGAGAGATGCGAGCTGAAGAAAAGTCCGTTTGTGATGGGCTTCGTTCCGGATGAAGCAACATCAATTCTGCAAA GTTTGTATCTCAATGACACTGCATACAATTTTTTCGTACGAGATCCATCATCTATGATGGAAAAGATACTGCAAAACATTTATTTCATGAGGAGTAAGAATACCACTTACATAGCAATCGAAGCGAAGAAATTTTATTTGGGGACTGACATACCGAAAGAAAAAGAGGAG GTTCTACAcggaatttcacaatttttgacAGACATAATCGTGCTGTATCCCTCAATGTACTACAGAAAATATGTAACAGAACATTGTGGACGGGAAATTTATGTGTATCTGTTCAACTATCGCGGCACTACGAATACATTATTAGATTTGAAGGACTTTGATTATTTTGACGATACTAATCATTTATTTCCACGGAACTCGACGTCTACGAGTTTAAATTACGATATCAAACAGACTTCATCTAATCGCAATATCAGCGTTCTTATGGTGGATTTGTGGACGTCTTTTGCAACCACAAG TATACCGACGTCAATTCTCTTGGAAGAATCATCAATGTGGAAGCCTTACTCAAACAACAGCTCCTTTCTTCAAATAGGAAATATTTCTGATGCTACAACAACATTACAAACTTCGTTATTCGCAGAACGAATGAGATTTCTGCacaatatgtattattatacttAA